A window of the Mus pahari chromosome 1, PAHARI_EIJ_v1.1, whole genome shotgun sequence genome harbors these coding sequences:
- the Sct gene encoding secretin isoform X1 produces the protein MEPPLPTPMLLLLLLLLSSSAALPAPPRTPRHSDGTFTSELSRLQDSARLQRLLQGLVGKRSEQDTENIPDNSLARSKPLEDQLCLLWSNTQTLQDSPISFHRLLPRLSLNGSLSLWLPPGPRPAVDRSEWTETTRPPR, from the exons ATGGAGCCTCCGCTGCCTACTCCGAtgctactgctgttgctgctgctgctctccagTTCCGCCGCGCTCCCTGCACCTCCTAG GACCCCAAGACACTCAGACGGAACGTTCACCAGCGAGCTCAGCCGCTTGCAGGACAGTGCCAGGCTGCAGCGCCTGCTGCAGGGTCTGGTGGGGAAGCGCAG TGAGCAGGACACAGAAAATATCCCAGACAACAGCCTGGCCCGGTCCAAGCCCTTAGAGGACCAGCTCTGCTTGCTGTGGTCGAACACTCAGACCCTACAGGACT CACCTATCTCCTTCCACAGGCTTCTACCCAGGTTGTCCCTGAATGGGTCCCTGTCTCTCTGGCTGCCTCCTGGACCAAGGCCTGCTGTCGACCGTTCAGAGTGGACTGAAACAACCAGGCCACCcagatga
- the Sct gene encoding secretin isoform X3 yields MEPPLPTPMLLLLLLLLSSSAALPAPPRTPRHSDGTFTSELSRLQDSARLQRLLQGLVGKRSEQDTENIPDNSLARSKPLEDQLCLLWSNTQTLQDWLLPRLSLNGSLSLWLPPGPRPAVDRSEWTETTRPPR; encoded by the exons ATGGAGCCTCCGCTGCCTACTCCGAtgctactgctgttgctgctgctgctctccagTTCCGCCGCGCTCCCTGCACCTCCTAG GACCCCAAGACACTCAGACGGAACGTTCACCAGCGAGCTCAGCCGCTTGCAGGACAGTGCCAGGCTGCAGCGCCTGCTGCAGGGTCTGGTGGGGAAGCGCAG TGAGCAGGACACAGAAAATATCCCAGACAACAGCCTGGCCCGGTCCAAGCCCTTAGAGGACCAGCTCTGCTTGCTGTGGTCGAACACTCAGACCCTACAGGACTG GCTTCTACCCAGGTTGTCCCTGAATGGGTCCCTGTCTCTCTGGCTGCCTCCTGGACCAAGGCCTGCTGTCGACCGTTCAGAGTGGACTGAAACAACCAGGCCACCcagatga
- the Sct gene encoding secretin isoform X2, with protein MEPPLPTPMLLLLLLLLSSSAALPAPPRTPRHSDGTFTSELSRLQDSARLQRLLQGLVGKRSEQDTENIPDNSLARSKPLEDQLCLLWSNTQTLQDCPLTTYLLPQASTQVVPEWVPVSLAASWTKACCRPFRVD; from the exons ATGGAGCCTCCGCTGCCTACTCCGAtgctactgctgttgctgctgctgctctccagTTCCGCCGCGCTCCCTGCACCTCCTAG GACCCCAAGACACTCAGACGGAACGTTCACCAGCGAGCTCAGCCGCTTGCAGGACAGTGCCAGGCTGCAGCGCCTGCTGCAGGGTCTGGTGGGGAAGCGCAG TGAGCAGGACACAGAAAATATCCCAGACAACAGCCTGGCCCGGTCCAAGCCCTTAGAGGACCAGCTCTGCTTGCTGTGGTCGAACACTCAGACCCTACAGGACTG CCCCCTCACCACCTATCTCCTTCCACAGGCTTCTACCCAGGTTGTCCCTGAATGGGTCCCTGTCTCTCTGGCTGCCTCCTGGACCAAGGCCTGCTGTCGACCGTTCAGAGTGGACTGA
- the Sct gene encoding secretin isoform X4, whose amino-acid sequence MEPPLPTPMLLLLLLLLSSSAALPAPPRTPRHSDGTFTSELSRLQDSARLQRLLQGLVGKRRTQKISQTTAWPGPSP is encoded by the exons ATGGAGCCTCCGCTGCCTACTCCGAtgctactgctgttgctgctgctgctctccagTTCCGCCGCGCTCCCTGCACCTCCTAG GACCCCAAGACACTCAGACGGAACGTTCACCAGCGAGCTCAGCCGCTTGCAGGACAGTGCCAGGCTGCAGCGCCTGCTGCAGGGTCTGGTGGGGAAGCGCAG GACACAGAAAATATCCCAGACAACAGCCTGGCCCGGTCCAAGCCCTTAG
- the Drd4 gene encoding D(4) dopamine receptor, translating to MGNGSATEDGGLLAGRGPESLGTGAGLGVPGAAALVGGVLLIGLVLAGNSLVCVSVASERTLQTPTNYFIVSLAAADLLLAVLVLPLFVYSEVQGGVWLLSPRLCDTLMAMDVMLCTASIFNLCAISVDRFVAVTVPLRYNQQGQCQLLLIAATWLLSAAVAAPVVCGLNDVPGRDPAVCCLENRDYVVYSSVCSFFLPCPLMLLLYWATFRGLRRWEAARHTKLHSRAPRRPSGPGPPVSDPTQGPFFPDCPPPLPSLRTSPSDSSRPESDLSQRPCSSGCLLADAALPQPPAPSSRRRGAKITGRERKAMRVLPVVVGVFLVCWTPFFVVHITRALCPACFVSPRLVSAVTWLGYVNSALNPIIYTVFNAEFRSVFRKTLRLRC from the exons ATGGGGAACGGCAGCGCTACTGAGGACGGTGGGCTGTTGGCCGGGCGTGGGCCAGAGTCCCTGGGGACTGGCGCCGGGCTTGGGGTCCCGGGGGCGGCGGCGCTGGTGGGGGGCGTGCTGCTCATCGGCTTGGTATTGGCAGGGAACTCGCTCGTGTGTGTGAGCGTGGCCTCCGAGCGCACCCTGCAGACACCCACCAACTACTTCATCGTGAGCCTGGCGGCTGCCGACCTCCTCCTCGCGGTTCTGGTGCTGCCTCTCTTTGTCTACTCCGAG GTCCAGGGTGGCGTGTGGCTGCTGAGCCCCCGCCTCTGTGACACGCTCATGGCCATGGACGTCATGCTGTGCACCGCCTCCATCTTCAACCTGTGCGCCATCAGCGTGGACAG ATTCGTGGCCGTGACCGTGCCGCTGCGCTACAACCAGCAGGGTCAGTGCCAGCTGCTGCTCATCGCCGCCACCTGGCTGCTGTCTGCCGCGGTGGCTGCGCCTGTGGTGTGCGGCCTCAATGATGTGCCGGGCCGCGATCCAGCCGTGTGCTGCCTGGAGAACCGCGACTACGTGGTCTACTCGTCCGTCTGCTCCTTCTTCCTGCCCTGTCCGCTCATGCTACTGCTTTACTGGGCCACTTTCCGCGGCCTGCGGCGCTGGGAGGCAGCCCGGCACACCAAACTTCACAGCCGCGCGCCGCGCCGACCTAGCGGCCCCGGCCCGCCGGTGTCCGACCCTACTCAGGGTCCCTTCTTCCCAGACTGTCCACCTCCCTTACCCAGCCTCCGAACGAGTCCCAGCGACTCCAGCAGGCCGGAGTCAGACCTCTCTCAGAGACCCTGCAGCTCCGGATGTCTGCTCGCTGATGCAGCGCTCCCGCAACCTCCTGCGCCGTCTTCCCGCAGGAGAGGCGCCAAGATCACGGGAAGGGAGCGCAAGGCAATGCGAGTCCTGCCGGTGGTAGTCG GGGTCTTCCTGGTGTGCTGGACGCCTTTCTTCGTGGTGCACATCACGCGGGCGCTGTGTCCGGCTTGTTTCGTGTCTCCACGCCTGGTCAGTGCTGTCACCTGGCTAGGCTATGTCAACAGTGCCCTCAACCCCATCATCTACACTGTCTTCAACGCCGAGTTTCGAAGTGTCTTCCGCAAGACTCTCCGTCTCCGCTGCTGA